The following coding sequences are from one Polyodon spathula isolate WHYD16114869_AA chromosome 7, ASM1765450v1, whole genome shotgun sequence window:
- the LOC121318185 gene encoding uncharacterized protein LOC121318185 isoform X1 → MQMVGNMQESHTNKIMQKATIASEHTAQRISKTITFYKNESKAASMLQQNGPKPLLLLLPWLGSQPHTVDKYREIYFRQGFDVLTVESETSHFLWPRWGLDYGAQVLDLLQSDSFVSRPLLLHAFSIGGYTFAQMMVHMSNNTEQYKSVTDRIKGQIYDSLVIGSVERMATEPFPSKIMEKATIISGITVQRISKTITFYKNAASMLQQNGPKPLLLLLPWLGSRPHDVDKYREIYFRQGFDVLTVESETSHFLWPRWGLDYGAQVLELLQSDTFVSRPLLLHAFSIGGYAFAQMMVHISKNTQQYKSMTDRIKGQIYDSLVIGSVEKMAEGVSKMFFPSLQGLVQWSTLLYFRVLEGYTVDYYNAAIEVFWNNPLQTPGLFFHSENDPLSDHKELERLQKRWQQQGITVMYKAWKESCHAGHLRQHPQEYLETLHQFLQSLNMSPKDKASVGLQDPTPEADNLEAIPFQRE, encoded by the exons AATCCCACACTAACAAAATTATGCAGAAAGCCACCATTGCTAGTGAACACACAGCCCAGAGGATTTCCAAAACCATCACGTTTTACAAGAATGAATCTAAAGCAGCCTCCATGCTACAACAGAATGGACCCAAACCTCTACTGCTGCTTCTTCCCTGGCTGGGCTCTCAGCCCCACACTGTGGACAAGTATCGTGAGATCTACTTCAGGCAGGGGTTTGACGTTCTGACCGTGGAGAGTGAGACCAGTCACTTCCTGTGGCCTAGATGGGGGTTGGACTATGGTGCCCAGGTGCTGGATTTGCTGCAGAGTGACAGCTTTGTGTCCCGCCCACTCCTGCTTCATGCCTTCTCCATTGGAGGATACACCTTCGCCCAGATGATGGTGCACATGTCCAATAATACTGAGCAATATAAGAGCGTGACTGACAGGATCAAGGGTCAGATCTATGATAGCCTTGTGATAGGCTCTGTGGAGAGAATGGCAACAG AACCCTTTCCTAGTAAAATAATGGAGAAAGCCACCATTATTAGTGGAATCACAGTCCAGAGGATTTCCAAAACCATCACGTTTTACAAGAATGCAGCCTCCATGCTCCAACAGAATGGCCCCAAgcctctgctgctgcttcttccctgGCTGGGCTCTCGACCACACGATGTGGACAAGTATCGTGAGATCTACTTCAGGCAGGGGTTTGACGTTCTGACGGTGGAGAGTGAGACCAGTCACTTCCTGTGGCCCAGGTGGGGTTTGGACTATGGCGCACAGGTGCTGGAGTTGCTGCAGAGTGACACCTTTGTGTCCCGCCCACTCCTGCTTCATGCCTTCTCCATTGGAGGATACGCCTTCGCCCAGATGATGGTGCACATCTCCAAGAATACTCAGCAATACAAGAGTATGACTGACCGGATCAAGGGTCAGATCTATGACAGCCTTGTCATAGGCTCTGTGGAGAAAATGGCAGAAG GAGTCAGCAAGATGTTCTTCCCAAGTTTGCAAGGTTTAGTGCAGTGGAGCACTCTGCTTTATTTCAGAGTTCTTGAAGGCTATACAGTGGATTACTACAATGCAGCCATTGAGGTGTTTTGGAATAACCCACTCCAGACCCCTGGCTTGTTTTTCCACAGTGAGAATGATCCACTTAGTGACCACAAAGAGCTAGAGAGATTGCAGAAAAGGTGGCAGCAGCAGGGGATTACAGTCATGTACAAAGCCTGGAAAGAGTCGTGCCATGCAGGGCACCTTCGACAACACCCACAGGAGTACCTGGAGACACTGCATCAGTTCCTGCAGTCCCTCAACATGTCTCCTAAAGACAAAGCCTCTGTCGGTCTCCAGGATCCCACTCCAGAAGCAGATAATCTAGAAGCAATACCTTTCCAAAGAGAATAA
- the LOC121318185 gene encoding transmembrane protein 53-B-like isoform X3 gives MQMVGNMQESHTNKIMQKATIASEHTAQRISKTITFYKNESKAASMLQQNGPKPLLLLLPWLGSQPHTVDKYREIYFRQGFDVLTVESETSHFLWPRWGLDYGAQVLDLLQSDSFVSRPLLLHAFSIGGYTFAQMMVHMSNNTEQYKSVTDRIKGQIYDSLVIGSVERMATGVCKIFSHRLQGLVRWSILFYFRALDGYTVDCYNAALNVYWNNPLQIPALFFYCENDPVSDQKELDRLIKCWQQKGISVTYKAWKDSRHAGHLRQHPQEYLVTLHRFLQSLNMAQLKAKM, from the exons AATCCCACACTAACAAAATTATGCAGAAAGCCACCATTGCTAGTGAACACACAGCCCAGAGGATTTCCAAAACCATCACGTTTTACAAGAATGAATCTAAAGCAGCCTCCATGCTACAACAGAATGGACCCAAACCTCTACTGCTGCTTCTTCCCTGGCTGGGCTCTCAGCCCCACACTGTGGACAAGTATCGTGAGATCTACTTCAGGCAGGGGTTTGACGTTCTGACCGTGGAGAGTGAGACCAGTCACTTCCTGTGGCCTAGATGGGGGTTGGACTATGGTGCCCAGGTGCTGGATTTGCTGCAGAGTGACAGCTTTGTGTCCCGCCCACTCCTGCTTCATGCCTTCTCCATTGGAGGATACACCTTCGCCCAGATGATGGTGCACATGTCCAATAATACTGAGCAATATAAGAGCGTGACTGACAGGATCAAGGGTCAGATCTATGATAGCCTTGTGATAGGCTCTGTGGAGAGAATGGCAACAG gagTCTGTAAAATATTCTCCCATAGACTGCAAGGCTTAGTGCGGTGGAGCATTTTGTTCTATTTCAGAGCTCTTGATGGCTATACAGTGGATTGCTACAATGCTGCCTTGAATGTCTACTGGAATAACCCACTCCAGATCCCAGCCTTGTTCTTTTACTGTGAAAATGATCCAGTAAGTGACCAAAAAGAGTTAGATAGATTGATAAAATGTTGGCAACAGAAGGGGATTTCAGTCACGTACAAAGCGTGGAAAGACTCACGCCATGCAGGGCACCTTCGACAACACCCACAGGAGTACCTGGTGACACTGCATCGGTTTCTGCAGTCCCTCAACATGGCACAGCTGAAGGCTAAGATGTGA
- the LOC121318185 gene encoding transmembrane protein 53-B-like isoform X2, with translation MEKATIISGITVQRISKTITFYKNAASMLQQNGPKPLLLLLPWLGSRPHDVDKYREIYFRQGFDVLTVESETSHFLWPRWGLDYGAQVLELLQSDTFVSRPLLLHAFSIGGYAFAQMMVHISKNTQQYKSMTDRIKGQIYDSLVIGSVEKMAEGVSKMFFPSLQGLVQWSTLLYFRVLEGYTVDYYNAAIEVFWNNPLQTPGLFFHSENDPLSDHKELERLQKRWQQQGITVMYKAWKESCHAGHLRQHPQEYLETLHQFLQSLNMSPKDKASVGLQDPTPEADNLEAIPFQRE, from the exons ATGGAGAAAGCCACCATTATTAGTGGAATCACAGTCCAGAGGATTTCCAAAACCATCACGTTTTACAAGAATGCAGCCTCCATGCTCCAACAGAATGGCCCCAAgcctctgctgctgcttcttccctgGCTGGGCTCTCGACCACACGATGTGGACAAGTATCGTGAGATCTACTTCAGGCAGGGGTTTGACGTTCTGACGGTGGAGAGTGAGACCAGTCACTTCCTGTGGCCCAGGTGGGGTTTGGACTATGGCGCACAGGTGCTGGAGTTGCTGCAGAGTGACACCTTTGTGTCCCGCCCACTCCTGCTTCATGCCTTCTCCATTGGAGGATACGCCTTCGCCCAGATGATGGTGCACATCTCCAAGAATACTCAGCAATACAAGAGTATGACTGACCGGATCAAGGGTCAGATCTATGACAGCCTTGTCATAGGCTCTGTGGAGAAAATGGCAGAAG GAGTCAGCAAGATGTTCTTCCCAAGTTTGCAAGGTTTAGTGCAGTGGAGCACTCTGCTTTATTTCAGAGTTCTTGAAGGCTATACAGTGGATTACTACAATGCAGCCATTGAGGTGTTTTGGAATAACCCACTCCAGACCCCTGGCTTGTTTTTCCACAGTGAGAATGATCCACTTAGTGACCACAAAGAGCTAGAGAGATTGCAGAAAAGGTGGCAGCAGCAGGGGATTACAGTCATGTACAAAGCCTGGAAAGAGTCGTGCCATGCAGGGCACCTTCGACAACACCCACAGGAGTACCTGGAGACACTGCATCAGTTCCTGCAGTCCCTCAACATGTCTCCTAAAGACAAAGCCTCTGTCGGTCTCCAGGATCCCACTCCAGAAGCAGATAATCTAGAAGCAATACCTTTCCAAAGAGAATAA
- the LOC121318186 gene encoding transmembrane protein 53-like, with protein sequence MKMQKSTITSGVTAQKISTTITFYKNESKVAFMLQQNGPKSLLLLLPWLGSQAHAVDKYREIYFRQGFDVLTVESKTSYFLWPRWGLDYGAQVLELLQSDSFVSRPLLLHAFSIGGYTFAQMMVHISNNAQQYKSVTDRIKGQIYDSLVIGSVERMATGVGKMVLLKMEGLLRKGTLLYFNILKGYTVDYYNVTIGMFWNNPPQTPALFFYCENDPLSDHKEVERLMQSWHLQGINVVGKGWKDCVHAGHLKKHPQEYLATLDQFLQSINTTPLKAKV encoded by the exons ATGAAAATGCAGAAGTCCACCATTACTAGTGGAGTCACAGCCCAGAAGATTTCCACAACCATCACGTTTTACAAGAATGAATCTAAAGTAGCCTTTATGCTACAACAGAATGGCCCCAAGTCTCTTCTGTTGCTGCTACCCTGGCTGGGCTCTCAGGCACATGCTGTGGACAAGTATCGTGAGATCTACTTCAGGCAGGGGTTTGACGTTCTGACCGTGGAGAGCAAGACCAGTTACTTCCTGTGGCCTAGGTGGGGGTTGGACTATGGCGCCCAGGTGCTGGAGTTGCTGCAGAGTGACAGCTTTGTGTCCCGCCCACTGCTGCTTCATGCCTTCTCCATTGGAGGATACACCTTCGCCCAGATGATGGTGCACATCTCCAATAATGCTCAGCAATATAAGAGCGTGACTGACAGGATCAAGGGTCAGATCTATGACAGCCTCGTGATAGGCTCTGTGGAGAGAATGGCAACAG GAGTTGGAAAGATGGTTCTTCTGAAAATGGAAGGGCTACTGCGCAAGGGCACTTTGCTCTACTTCAATATCCTAAAGGGCTATACGGTGGATTACTACAATGTCACCATTGGTATGTTTTGGAATAACCCACCACAGACTCCAGCCTTGTTCTTCTACTGTGAGAATGACCCACTCAGTGATCACAAGGAGGTAGAGAGATTGATGCAAAGTTGGCACCTGCAAGGGATTAACGTGGTGGGGAAAGGCTGGAAAGATTGCGTGCATGCAGGGCACCTCAAAAAGCACCCCCAGGAGTACCTGGCGACACTGGACCAATTCCTGCAGTCCATCAACACGACGCCACTAAAGGCTAAGGTGTAA